GTCAAGGGAATTCTCCACCTGAAGCGGTGTCATGGCACAGAAATCTATTTTTTCAGTCAATTGTTTCAAGGGGCTGACGGACGGTTCAGCAATAATCAGTTTCAGTTTCCTGGCTACAGACCGTACCACCATCATTTTCCCGGAAATATATTCCACAGGAAGACATATCAGGGCGGTATTTTCTTCTTTCAGCCCCAGAAAATCACAGGTCATTTCTGCAGAACTGATCATTTTCCTTTTCTCGATATCAAAAATTTTCGGGATCCCGGTAGAGCCGGAAGTCTGCACTTTTACGGTTTCAGAATCTGACCACCATTCTTTCAGGAAAAAAAACACTTTTTTTTCAAATTCCGTCTGAGGACATAAATTATTAATTTCGAGATTATTGAAGTTGAGCTGCATATTTCCTGCCATTAAATTGTAATGTAAATTTAAATAAAATTTAAAAATGATTTGCAGATAAAGAAAAAAGCTTTAAATTTGCATCACTAAAACAAACAGACCCATGGTGTAACGGTAGCACTCTGGTTTTTGGTACCATCAGTTGGGGTTCGAATCCCTGTGGGTCTACAAACCATCCTTTTCTGAGGATGGTTTTTGTTTTCTATCATGTTAAGAAAATTTTTAAATTTCCTGAATATTTTTTTGACGGTAAATAAAAAATAGATACATTTGCATCACTAAAATAAACAGACCCATGGTGTAACGGTAGCACTCTGGTTTTTGGTACCATCAGTTGGGGTTCGAATCCCTGTGGGTCTACAAACCATCCTTTTTAAGGATGGTTTTTGTTTTTGTAATGAACAGGAAAAAGATGCAGGAAAATCCTGCACCTTTTTAAAAATCTGAAATAATCTAATCTACAATCGGCTTAACTTACAGCCTAGCAACAGTCTTTTAATTCAATCAACCTTTTTTACTGCTGCTGCTATTTTATCGTTGCTTTTAACTGCTCGATTTCCTTATGCTGAGAAATTGCATATAATGTCAGTTCTTCAATTTTCTGCAATAATTTCATTTGGAAGCCGCCTAAATCTGCTCTGTCCCTGAATCATTTTATTTATTGAAAGAACCCAGGAAGATATATGTTTATAAATTTAAAAAATAAATACTTAAATAGATCTTTTAAAATACAGTATGAAAAAATAATAATTACAAGAGCTCCTTCGGAACCTCAATCCCGCTCTTCTTCATATATTCCACCAGGTCGTGGTACTTGTCTTCAAAATCGTTGCCGCATTTGTGGGAGATGCTGCAGATTTCGGAAGGCCTGATTTCTAAAATAGCGGAGATTTTCGTCAGGATGTCAAGGTTGATTTTTACCTTGGAATTTTCAATATCAGAATAGGCTTTCTGGGAAATGCCCATTTCAAAAGCCATGTATTCCTGGGTGAGATCTTTGCTCCTCCTGATTTTCCTGATATTCTGACCGCAAATTTTCATCCCTTTTCTTTAGTAGTTTTCGGTATATTTTAGAAGTATACCTATTAGCGTTCCACAAAGTTAGTAAATACCTTTGTCAAAACATTACCACGCTACATGATATTTATTTTTAACGGAATTTCAGGCTGATTATTCAAATAAGAACTTCTTTTTCAGGGCAAATATCACTTCAGTACAATACATTGGAATTATGGAGACGCAACAATTTAGTTATGACAACAGCATTGTCAGGGCATTCCTCTATGCGACCATCGCATTCGGCCTCGTCGGTTTTTTACTCGGACTTACGGCTGCCCTCATGCTTTTCTATCCGGAGCTACCGGAATTTCTGTTCGGAACGGATGACACCACAATTAAAAGTCTTTCATCAGGAAATATCCAGGGGCTGATCAATACCCAGGGTGCCTTGGGATTCGGAAGGATCAGGATGCTGCATACCAGTGCCGTTATTTTCGCGTTTGTCTGCAATTCCTTTTTCTGCGGGGCCTATTACAGCCTACAGCGGCTGTTGAAAACCCGGATGTACAGCGATACTTTATCCTGGATCCACTTCTGGACGTGGCAGATCATGATCATCAGCGTAGTGATTACCTTCCTGATGGGAATCAACACCTCGAAAGAATACGCTGAGCACGAATGGCCGATTGATATTTTAATTACCGTTTCATGGGTGATCTTCGGGATCAATATGTTCGGGACCATTGCCAAAAGACGGGTACGGCATTTATATGTAGCCATCTGGTTCTATATGGGAACCTGGATTGCAGTGGCCATGCTTCATATCTTCAATAATCTGGAAGTTCCTTTATCATTCACCACATGGAAATCCTATTCAATTTATGCCGGCACAAAAGATGCGTTGGTGCAGTGGTGGTACGGACACAATGCGGTTGCATTCGTACTGACGACTCCGGTTCTTGGCCTGATGTATTATTTCCTGCCAAAAGCTGCCGACAGGCCTGTCTTTTCTTATAAATTATCCATTATCCACTTCTGGTCACTGATCTTCGTCTACCTTTGGGCAGGTCCTCACCACCTTCAGTATACGGCTTTACCGGCTTGGGCCCAGGCAGTGGGAACAGGTTTCTCCATTATGCTGATCGCTCCGTCATGGGGAGGGATGCTTAATGGTCTTCTTACCTTAAGGGGAGCGTGGGATAAAGTCCGGGAAAACCCGATCCTGAAATTCTTCGTGGTAGCCGTTACCTGTTACGGAATGGCCACTTTTGAAGGGCCGCTGCTCGCCACCAAATCCTTAAATAAAATCGGGCATTATACCGACTGGGTCATCGGGCATGTACACATCGGAGCATTGGGCTGGAACGGTTTTATGGCATTCGGCATCGTCTACTATCTGATCCCAGTGATGTGGAGAACACCGATGTGGTCTAAAAAACTGGCCAACTGGCATTTCTGGCTGGGAACATTAGGAATCATCTTTTATGCGGTTCCGATGTATATCTCAGGATTTACCCAGGGATTGATGTGGAAGCAGTTTAACCCGGACGGAACCCTGGTTTGGAAAAACTGGCTGGATACGGTTACGGCTATTATCCCTTATTACAAAATGAGATTCTTCGGAGGTTTCCTTTATCTGTCAGGAGCCATCTTAATGGTGATAAATGTTATCAAAACCATCAAAGCCGGATCATTCCAGAAAAATGTTCCTGCAGTAGCACCCGCTTTGGCGCATGTAGGAAACGGAAGGAAAGAAGGCGAAGGCGTTCACCTGTGGATCGAAAGAACACCAAGGCTCATGGCCATATTGGCTTTGATCACCATCGCCATCGGAGGCCTGGTAGAAATCATCCCGACTTTGACTTTAAAGCAAAGCGTTCCGACCATTACCGCCGTAAAACCTTACTCTCCACTGGAACTGGAAGGAAGAGACTTATACATCCGGGAAGGCTGTAATGCCTGCCATTCCCAGATGATCAGGCCGTTCCGTGACGAGATAGTAAGGTTTGAAGGGAAGAACGGACAGTATTCCAAAGCAGGAGAATTCATCTATGACCGGCCATTCCTCTGGGGATCAAAAAGAACAGGCCCGGATCTTCAGAGAGAAGGCGGGAGGAACCCGGACTCCTGGCACTTCAAGCATATGTACAACCCGAGGATTACCTCTGCCGGATCTATCATGCCGCGTTTCCCATGGCTGATCACAAATAAACTGGATAAAGAGCAGATGGTAAATAAAATGAAGCTCATGAAAAATTATTTTGATGTCCCGTATACAAAAGCCCAGATCGATTCTGCCAACCAATGGGCAGGCCACCAGGCAGAAGGCATTGTAAAAAGAATTTATGCCGAAGCCACGGATGTGAAGCAGCAGGTACAAACAGATAAGGCTGCAAAAGGCAGTGCATTCGTACCGCTTGAGCAGAGAGAAATTATCGCCATGATTGCCTATCTGCAAAGACTGGGAACTGATATTAAGACTACACAGATCCGGACTGCGAGTGCAGAATAATTTAAATCCATTCATTCATATGAAAACAAGAACTCCCGTTTCCGTATACATCCTGGTCACTGTTGGTTTAACCATTATGGCGTTTGAAATGTTCGCGCCCGGTTCAGGGTATTTTTATTCTCCTTTTTTCTGGGGGCTGATGGCCATTGCCGTAATCCTGCTTCTCATTGTAAATGCTATCGGAGACCTGATTGAGAACCACAACTTCACCCGTTTATCAGATGAAGAAAAAGCACGGTATATCAAAGACAAGAGCACGCCGTATTTTCAGAAACTCTGGAACTCGGCGTTTAAGAAACAGCCGGCTACGGAAGAAAAAGATATCCTGATTGACCATGGTTTTGACGGAATTACGGAACTTGATAATTCCTTGCCAAAATGGTGGGTCGGCCTGTTCTACTTCGGATTTATTTTCTGTGCAGTGTATATGGCGGCATTTGCGTTCACAGATTATGCCCATCCTGAAGCTGAACTGAACGATGAAACCAAAGTCATGCTGGCTTCCATTGAAGAATTTGAAAAAACCGCGCCTCAGGTCACCCTGGAATCTGCAAAATACAATGCAGACTATATATCCGAAGGTCAGGAGCTTTTTAAAACCAATTGTGTCACCTGCCACGGAGAAGGGGCAAAAGGAGGAATCGGGCCGAACCTGACGGATATCCATTGGATCAACATCAAGGAAAAAAGCCTATTTAAAAATGTCTTCTGGATGCTGGAAAACGGTTCACAGAATAACCCTGCCATGCGTCCCATGATCAGGGAAGGGACCATTACAGGAAGGGATGCGGAAAAAATAGCTG
The sequence above is a segment of the Chryseobacterium sp. JJR-5R genome. Coding sequences within it:
- a CDS encoding helix-turn-helix transcriptional regulator; translation: MKICGQNIRKIRRSKDLTQEYMAFEMGISQKAYSDIENSKVKINLDILTKISAILEIRPSEICSISHKCGNDFEDKYHDLVEYMKKSGIEVPKELL
- the ccoN gene encoding cytochrome-c oxidase, cbb3-type subunit I; translation: METQQFSYDNSIVRAFLYATIAFGLVGFLLGLTAALMLFYPELPEFLFGTDDTTIKSLSSGNIQGLINTQGALGFGRIRMLHTSAVIFAFVCNSFFCGAYYSLQRLLKTRMYSDTLSWIHFWTWQIMIISVVITFLMGINTSKEYAEHEWPIDILITVSWVIFGINMFGTIAKRRVRHLYVAIWFYMGTWIAVAMLHIFNNLEVPLSFTTWKSYSIYAGTKDALVQWWYGHNAVAFVLTTPVLGLMYYFLPKAADRPVFSYKLSIIHFWSLIFVYLWAGPHHLQYTALPAWAQAVGTGFSIMLIAPSWGGMLNGLLTLRGAWDKVRENPILKFFVVAVTCYGMATFEGPLLATKSLNKIGHYTDWVIGHVHIGALGWNGFMAFGIVYYLIPVMWRTPMWSKKLANWHFWLGTLGIIFYAVPMYISGFTQGLMWKQFNPDGTLVWKNWLDTVTAIIPYYKMRFFGGFLYLSGAILMVINVIKTIKAGSFQKNVPAVAPALAHVGNGRKEGEGVHLWIERTPRLMAILALITIAIGGLVEIIPTLTLKQSVPTITAVKPYSPLELEGRDLYIREGCNACHSQMIRPFRDEIVRFEGKNGQYSKAGEFIYDRPFLWGSKRTGPDLQREGGRNPDSWHFKHMYNPRITSAGSIMPRFPWLITNKLDKEQMVNKMKLMKNYFDVPYTKAQIDSANQWAGHQAEGIVKRIYAEATDVKQQVQTDKAAKGSAFVPLEQREIIAMIAYLQRLGTDIKTTQIRTASAE
- a CDS encoding cbb3-type cytochrome c oxidase N-terminal domain-containing protein translates to MKTRTPVSVYILVTVGLTIMAFEMFAPGSGYFYSPFFWGLMAIAVILLLIVNAIGDLIENHNFTRLSDEEKARYIKDKSTPYFQKLWNSAFKKQPATEEKDILIDHGFDGITELDNSLPKWWVGLFYFGFIFCAVYMAAFAFTDYAHPEAELNDETKVMLASIEEFEKTAPQVTLESAKYNADYISEGQELFKTNCVTCHGEGAKGGIGPNLTDIHWINIKEKSLFKNVFWMLENGSQNNPAMRPMIREGTITGRDAEKIAAYIYHINQETEPVTPAQGGAVPQGEPVRWENGN